Proteins from a single region of Eremothecium gossypii ATCC 10895 chromosome VI, complete sequence:
- the RIX7 gene encoding putative AAA family ATPase RIX7 (Syntenic homolog of Saccharomyces cerevisiae YLL034C (RIX7)): protein MAKPRNAAKKGSLSQSLDNKIADLIYRMLDEKSLEKQRARAQLAQEGGDTDSESMDDLKNDFADIYLAQDLKLMDVIAYVQTRDLSLQRVKKVLLEKTVERVLKQVIEDEKDGLDLTPQPETITEEEMSKQNLMVIQDKNEMNRSITGQWNFSPVPPPTPKSAEDGMAVESDSKKGNKKRPTKDAIIKPKRQKVQDRTPPSADLSSLGGMDDVIAQLMELVALPILHPEIFASTGVEPPRGILLHGPPGCGKTSIANALAGELQVPFISISAPSVVSGMSGESEKKIRDLFEEAKSLAPCLVFFDEIDAITPKRDGGAQREMERRIVAQLLTSMDELSFEKTNGKPVIIIGATNRPDSLDSALRRAGRFDREISLNVPNELSRMHILKKMTSNLKVDGEIDFLKLAKLTPGFVGADLKALATAAGTCAIKRIFQNYASVAASDGAMEIDSDNNQSSLKNTADVIEPLPLSTIQVFLKNYTEPLNEQQLSTLSITYEDFLKALPTIQPTAKREGFATVPDVTWSSVGALSNIRVELNMAIVQPIKRPELYEKVGISAPAGVLLWGPPGCGKTLLAKAVANESRANFISIKGPELLNKYVGESERAIRQVFTRARASVPCVIFFDELDALVPRRDTSLSESSSRVVNTLLTELDGLNDRRGIFVIGATNRPDMIDPAMLRPGRLDKTLFIELPNADEKLDIMHTLVKSNGTPLAPDVDLSAVVNDERCRNFSGADLAALLRESSVLALKRNFFHSGEIQSVLDNNLDREFGDLSAGTPMNEIIVTVTDFENALRKIKPSVSDKDRMKYNKLNKKMGWNDEAGVQVEEEA, encoded by the coding sequence TGCTTGACGAGAAGTCGCTAGAGAAGCAGCGCGCTAGAGCACAGCTTGCTCAAGAAGGTGGAGATACTGACAGTGAATCGATGGATGACCTAAAAAATGATTTTGCAGACATCTACTTAGCACAGGACCTAAAACTTATGGATGTCATCGCCTATGTTCAAACCCGAGACCTGTCGCTTCAGCGGGTCAAAAAGGTACTGCTTGAAAAAACCGTTGAAAGGGTTTTGAAGCAAGTGATTGAGGATGAAAAGGATGGGCTTGACCTAACGCCACAGCCAGAGACAATAACTGAAGAGGAAATGTCAAAGCAAAACCTTATGGTGATCCAGGATAAAAACGAGATGAACAGGAGCATAACCGGACAATGGAACTTTTCTCCTGTGCCTCCGCCAACTCCAAAGTCAGCCGAGGATGGTATGGCTGTCGAAAGTGACAGTAAGAAGGGTAACAAGAAGCGTCCAACGAAAGATGCTATTATAAAACCAAAGCGGCAAAAAGTACAAGATCGCACTCCGCCTTCTGCAGATCTTTCATCTTTGGGTGGAATGGATGACGTGATTGCCCAACTAATGGAACTTGTCGCTCTTCCAATATTGCATCCTGAAATATTTGCATCTACAGGTGTTGAACCTCCCCGAGGAATTTTGCTCCATGGGCCTCCAGGCTGTGGTAAGACCTCTATTGCCAATGCTCTAGCGGGAGAACTTCAGGTGCCGTTTATATCTATTTCAGCTCCTTCTGTTGTAAGTGGGATGTCCGGTGAAAGCGAAAAGAAGATTCGGGATTTATTTGAGGAAGCCAAATCGCTAGCGCCTTGTTTGGTATTCTTTGATGAAATAGATGCAATTACCCCTAAGAGAGATGGTGGTGCTCAGCGTGAGATGGAAAGGAGAATTGTTGCCCAGCTTTTGACGTCCATGGATGAACTTTCCTTTGAGAAAACCAACGGTAAACCTGTCATTATTATTGGAGCTACAAATCGGCCTGATTCTTTAGATTCAGCTTTACGGCGTGCTGGAAGGTTTGACAGAGAAATAAGTCTGAATGTTCCCAATGAACTGTCTAGGATGCATATTCTGAAAAAAATGACTTCCAACTTAAAAGTTGACGGTGAAATAGACTTCCTGAAATTAGCAAAGTTGACGCCAGGATTTGTTGGCGCCGATCTGAAAGCTTTGGCAACTGCTGCCGGGACATGTGCGATCAAGAGAATATTTCAAAATTACGCATCAGTGGCAGCATCAGATGGGGCTATGGAGATTGACTCTGACAATAATCAATCTTCCCTCAAGAATACAGCTGATGTTATTGAACCGCTTCCTTTGTCAACCATACAAGTCTTTCTGAAGAACTACACGGAACCACTTAACGAGCAGCAGTTATCGACCCTATCTATAACCTACGAGGATTTTCTAAAAGCACTGCCGACTATACAGCCTACTGCTAAAAGGGAAGGTTTTGCTACGGTGCCAGATGTTACGTGGTCCAGCGTGGGAGCTCTCTCCAATATTCGTGTTGAATTAAATATGGCTATAGTTCAGCCTATCAAACGGCCAGAACTCTACGAAAAAGTTGGTATATCAGCACCCGCTGGTGTTCTATTGTGGGGGCCACCAGGCTGTGGTAAGACATTGTTGGCCAAAGCTGTCGCCAATGAATCAAGGGCAAATTTTATTTCGATCAAAGGGCCTGAACTTCTCAACAAATATGTTGGTGAATCAGAAAGGGCAATCAGGCAAGTGTTTACGCGTGCGCGCGCTTCAGTTCCTTGTGTGATCTTCTTTGATGAATTAGATGCTTTGGTCCCCAGAAGAGATACCTCTCTTTCAGAGTCATCTTCAAGGGTAGTGAACACACTCTTGACAGAATTAGATGGATTAAATGACAGACGAGGTATATTCGTCATTGGTGCAACTAATAGGCCTGACATGATTGACCCGGCAATGCTACGGCCGGGAAGATTAGACAAAACGCTATTTATTGAACTACCGAATGCAGATGAAAAGCTGGATATTATGCACACATTGGTCAAAAGCAACGGAACTCCTCTCGCGCCAGATGTTGATCTCTCCGCTGTGGTCAACGACGAACGTTGTCGGAACTTTTCTGGTGCCGATCTTGCCGCATTACTCAGGGAAAGTTCTGTACTCGCCCTTAAAAGGAACTTCTTCCATTCTGGTGAAATCCAGTCAGTTCTGGACAACAACTTGGATAGAGAATTTGGCGATCTGTCTGCTGGTACACCGATGAACGAAATAATTGTGACCGTCACGGACTTCGAGAATGCACTTCGGAAGATAAAGCCTTCGGTCAGCGATAAAGATAGAATGAAATACAATAAGCTAAACAAAAAAATGGGCTGGAATGACGAAGCAGGCGTGCAAGTCGAAGAAGAAGCATAG
- the GRC3 gene encoding polynucleotide 5'-hydroxyl-kinase (Syntenic homolog of Saccharomyces cerevisiae YLL035W (GRC3)) — MSDDFVVPTYEVGGSDSGSDQDISDIEEGSFNGISATPLPTADVEYVSEASPMDATASLGYLSGAEGANLYVAREGANYFNDAANKAVVLCLHSYEQLAISGVFKLQVMKGGITYNSIHYNCGLHTYDFWHPLSESIPPIAASFAADWEEHSYGLSPWLPADIKEEYECILRISEGSNIGDVGRLMAELGQLWTRHTGCTFSILRPEDYARPLILNKDWDNLQAELMIHHMNSEHDMRVMCIGGKNSGKSTLLRLLLQKFLHGNKSTTKATGVSHEADVVNYLDMDPGQPEYSAPDSISWSKLTSETLSLGQHLAQGHREMIQTTYIGSSTPQTWPEMYLTAMEHIIHKWEMEGQMNTALLNLPGWIKGFGITIINKAMELFKPTHIIFLTHGGKLISKELVVPNMFETMQKGKYKPMIYNLQAFTQHNIPGLPAQDPRYHAANIRSFRLLAHLHRLSEQSYYPGPLLSSPPLQVSFGSQGIMAFRFLQDPSSGYHQDDISAALQGCVVCLYHSKMPPDIDMCGVFPMLKHSADYTSMDFVTLALIHSIDVERKFMNIYIPGHVSGRVHSLKNNFVLVRGATDLPLCELYPQKLLSSSYRNREIPYVSFSKRKKYEYVWKIRKNVRRRGHYNK; from the coding sequence CAGGTTCAGACCAGGATATATCTGACATCGAGGAAGGCTCCTTTAATGGGATCTCTGCAACGCCGTTGCCAACAGCAGATGTGGAATATGTCTCAGAAGCATCACCAATGGATGCCACAGCTAGTCTTGGCTATCTATCAGGTGCGGAGGGTGCGAACTTATACGTTGCACGGGAGGGCGCGAACTACTTCAATGACGCTGCGAACAAGGCAGTTGTTCTATGCCTACATAGCTACGAACAGCTTGCTATCAGCGGCGTATTTAAGCTGCAGGTGATGAAGGGAGGGATAACGTACAATTCGATACACTACAACTGTGGGTTACATACGTATGACTTTTGGCACCCCCTCTCGGAATCGATTCCTCCTATCGCCGCATCTTTCGCAGCCGATTGGGAAGAGCATTCATACGGGTTATCACCGTGGCTACCAGCTGATATCAAAGAGGAATATGAGTGTATTTTGAGGATTAGTGAGGGCTCGAATATTGGTGATGTCGGAAGGTTAATGGCGGAGTTAGGTCAACTATGGACAAGGCACACAGGTTGCACCTTTAGCATATTGCGACCTGAGGATTATGCCCGCCCCTTGATATTGAATAAGGATTGGGATAATTTGCAAGCTGAGCTTATGATACATCATATGAATTCTGAGCATGATATGCGCGTTATGTGTATCGGCGGCAAGAATAGCGGCAAAAGTACATTACTAAGACTGCTACTTCAAAAGTTTCTCCATGGTAACAAGTCTACTACTAAAGCGACGGGAGTTTCGCATGAGGCGGATGTAGTAAATTACCTAGATATGGACCCCGGACAACCTGAATACTCTGCGCCAGATTCCATTTCATGGTCAAAGTTAACATCCGAAACATTATCATTAGGACAACATCTGGCACAGGGGCATAGAGAGATGATTCAAACGACCTACATAGGGTCTTCAACGCCGCAAACATGGCCCGAAATGTATCTTACGGCAATGGAGCATATTATTCATAAATGGGAGATGGAGGGACAGATGAATACTGCGTTGCTCAATTTACCAGGATGGATAAAAGGATTTGGAATCACAATCATAAATAAAGCTATGGAGCTTTTTAAGCCGACACACATAATATTCCTGACCCATGGCGGCAAGCTGATATCCAAGGAATTAGTGGTACCAAATATGTTTGAAACGATGCAAAAGGGTAAATACAAGCCCATGATATATAACTTACAGGCATTCACTCAACATAATATTCCAGGCCTACCAGCACAAGATCCGCGTTACCACGCGGCTAATATTAGGAGTTTCCGCTTGCTGGCGCATCTGCACAGACTAAGCGAACAGTCATACTACCCAGGCCCACTACTCAGCTCGCCTCCGTTACAGGTGTCTTTCGGCTCCCAGGGAATCATGGCTTTCCGCTTTCTGCAAGACCCATCTAGTGGTTACCATCAGGATGACATCTCTGCGGCATTACAAGGTTGCGTGGTTTGTTTATATCACTCAAAGATGCCTCCGGATATTGACATGTGCGGGGTATTCCCAATGTTGAAGCATTCCGCTGACTATACTAGTATGGACTTTGTTACGCTGGCTCTTATCCATTCCATTGATGTTGAGCGCAAGTTTATGAACATATACATTCCTGGGCATGTATCCGGCCGTGTTCATTCTCTGAAGAATAACTTCGTTCTTGTCAGAGGTGCCACGGATCTACCTCTTTGCGAACTATATCCACAGAAATTGCTAAGCTCAAGTTACAGGAATAGAGAAATACCATATGTTTCTTTCTCGAAAAGGAAGAAATACGAATATGTCTGGAAGATTCGAAAAAACGTTCGCAGGAGAGGGCATTATAACAAGTAA